The genome window CCTTAGTCATTCACTATAATGCTTTTCTACAAAatgttggaaatattttagtaaataaacaagttttgatacAACAAATAATATCCTCAATAATTAGcaaagatataaaataaaaaagagtttagAACAATTTCAAAATGCTATAGAATCACACTGCGAAAACGTTGTCTTTAAATGTTAATTTATGCCACTTGGAATAAAACTTGGTGCAACTAGTTCTCTTGGCCAAATAATCCCTCAGGATTAAACTATAACGTCAACTTTCGTGATGGACATACTGCCACTTACGAAGGTTCAAGAACAATTCTCTATTGCCTTTCCtgagaataaatatatattgtagaAAAATATATGGGAGAGAAATATAATAGAATTATGTATATTCTAAATATAGAATAGTAAAAAGACCCTTTAGAAAATGTGTTATAATGAGTATTATATAGGCTACTTATGAAATAATAGTCTATAGTTATTGGTTACTAATAACCCATAAAAGCCTAATGACTATAATTATCAATTATTGCCTAACGGCTATATTTCTCATAATTGTCCAACGGCTATTTTACTCATAAATTTCCAACggctagaaaataaataataataaaagtgtttGATAAACACACTCACACCAACACAAAATACATAAGATGACAAGTACGTTTCTTGTTTTGTTACCATAATGGTCTGTTTGGAAtccgcttattttactaaaactgaaaactttttactaaaagtactgtaaataaaagtaaaagttagttgaaatagtacggtgagactcataaatagtttcaaaaagtgtagtggagtccataaatagtagcaaaaataagctaaatagtaaaatatgcCGGCAAATTTCATCCATCCCAAATGTACACCAAGTAAAAAGAGATGTTGAAAGCATAATGATAATATACGCAGTATAAGCACGGCAATTAAAACCATAAATGAAGAAGAGCCGCACATAACCAATCAGATCTGGTACTGCAAATGCTATATTGGTGTACTTCTAGGTAGGAATTTACACATTTAATGGAACACAAAATCAAGCTAATTCATCATAAGGAATTCGAGGCACACCCCTTATGTACAATATCCAATACTCATTTCGTTGAGCTCAATATAAGTCTTTTtgcaaatcaaaaaataaaaataaaaatataagtcTTTTTGGCTTAGTACATTGCTTCACCATCATCTACCTCGTATCCTCTTTCACCATTTGGGCAAAGACCTTACTCATTGAAATACCAGCAATGTCACCCACACTGAATTGTGCAGTGGATACACTGATCTCCAAGTGATTGACGTGACTAACTTGTGAAGACAGATCACCAGCACAACTGGATCTTCGTTCATTACCTTGAAGTTGAAGTGCACACTCCAAATTCCAGAACACATCTCCCATTGAAGGTCGATCAACACCACATTCTGCCAAGCATTTCTCTGCTATTTCTCCAAACTTCATTAATGAATCTGGTTTAATTTGACCTGCGAGATGAGGATCTACAACTTCCTCCAATTGCTCTCTTTTCAGTGATTTACTTGCCCATTCAACTAAATTCACCTTTTCCCTTGGAAGGGATGGATCAATGACAGGTCTCCCACAAAGAACTTCCAACATGACTACCCCAAAAGAGTACACATCCGATTTTTCTGTCAGTTGTTGCCTTGTCAAATACTCAGGATCAAGATACCCAAAGCTTCCTTTTACTGCAGTAGTGACATGCGTCTTATCAATCTCAGGACCAGTCTTTGAAAGCCCAAAATCAGCAACCTTGGCCATGAAATTCTCATCTAGTAGTATATTTGCAGACTTGACATCACGATGAATAATTGCCTTGGCAGAGCCAGTGTGAAGATAGTGAAGTCCTCTTGCTGATCCAATGCATATCTCAAGCCTTTGCTGCCAACTTAAGCCGGGGAGATCAGAACCATACAGATGGTTCTTTAGGGTCCCATTTTCCATGTACTCGTAAACTATGATCATCTCATTTTGCTCGTCACAGTAACCAATCAGAGATACCAGATGGCGGTGACGAAACTGAGATAACATTTCTATTTCAGTCTGGAATTCTGCAAAACCCTGTTGTGAATGAGAAAACCCCCTCTTCACTGCCACTTTTGTTTCATCTCTCAACATTCCCTTGTAAACCTTCCCAAAGCCACCTACACCAATAACTAAACTTTCGCTGAAATTATCAGTAGCCTCTTGAATTGCCAAAAAAGGAAAGCGATACCCAAATTTTGAGCTAGAAAAGATAGCAGCCCTGTTGGGTGAGTTATTCTCCATTTCATTAGGGGCAAAATTTTCTACTGCCTTTGAATGGCTGACATGTGCAtatcttcgtcttcttcttctgcagAGCACGAAGAGAATGATAGCGAAAATAACAGCTATGAACATTCCACTGGCCAATCCCACTATCAAACCAACTTTCATCTTAGAACTTTTTTTCAAATCAGACTCCAAGACAAGGCTGCCCTTGGAATTGCTTATTTTCATGATCTCCAGGCCATTAAGAATGGCATTTGGATAAGAATTACCAATATCAGAAGGGCCAACACTGACATTCAGCTTAAGGCTATCGCTTGACCTTGTGATGACATCCCTATAATAAGGCACACCCAAGCCTGATTGACTGCTAAGATCAAAATTTCTAACAACAAGCATTGAGTTGATATAAACATTGAAGCTTATACTAGATGAAGACATACTCCCAATGTCACAAAAGTGAAACCGGACCAAATACTCAAAGCCAGGATCAACATCAAAACGCCATGTCACATTTGCTTTGGTATTAGGATCAGATTCTGAGTCCAACTGAGTGGCAGTGCCATAGACAGAAGAGGGAGCGATAATATCTGTTACCCAGTCTGTCGTGAAATTGACAGCTGTAGTGTTTGACACAAACTTTGCAAGATTATTGTGAATCAGATACGTATCATCAGAGACCCAAAGACGCCATAGGGTATCATCTTGGGGATACACACTTTTGTTACCCATGTCTACCCTTTCAACTGTCTCTAATGCCTTATTCGACAAACTGTAATTGTTGTCTGTTACAATTGCTTGCGCACTCTTAGGAATGAGCTCATCAGGAAGCGAAAAAACTTCCAAGGCATTTATGAAGGCGAAGGAATTGGAACTAGGGGTAAAAGTAAGAGTCAGATTGCTTTGAGTTATGTTCAAAGAGTATTCCTTTACCTGAGGACCACTTTCTATTTGGAATTCTTTGAGAAGGGTGATATTTTGAGCTGATACTGAGAATTTTGCTGTGCTCAGATTGTAGTTTTGATAAATGAAAGGGAAGAAATATAGGCGAATCCAATGCCTCCCATGTTTCTTAATTGGAAATTTGTAACTAGAGGGTCCATCTAGTATTCTTGCAGTTTGGAACAGAGTTGAATTATAAGGAGATGAAGTAATTTCCAGGGTTGTGTTTGCAAGAATCTTTTGTGGGGTTGAAAGAATACTGGAATCAGAGTTATCACCCACAAATATGCGATCACCCACCGGTTCATTGGTGCGGGATCCACAGTCTATCAAATAATTGTCTATAGGATCAAACCCATATGAAACACATATCAAACACAAAATAGATGAAACCCACATGAGCAAGTCAAAATTTTTAGTACTCATTCTTAGTTAAACAACACACtcaactgagagagagagagagatacagaGTGGGGTAGGATCTTGAAAAGCAAAGCGGATTGAAATAGAAGTAGCAAAGCTGAGATAATAATGGAAAGTTGCTACAAAAGTTGCAGAACTAGAGGTGTGAGAATTCTAGGATATTACAAAAATCTTCACCACTAATGTATCAGTGACACAGTACACAAAATCAAGAACATAAATGAATGAATAGACAAAAGGGGTCAAGGTTAAAGATCACCTGGAAATGGATGAAGAGGAAAATCCAGGTTCTTTTATCAAAAACCCAAGATGAAAGGAACATCTGAACTAGAAAGATCTCACTGCAATGAGCTCCCAAACTTGTTCAAACTAGTAGTTAAAAAACGACCAACGGGTACACCATGGGTTTATGTGTacaacaatataaatgtaaCGTACCAAACGTTAATAGACCACCACTGACAAAATTCACAATGACCGTACAATACAAgtgttcaactttttttttggttttgacgAATTCATGAAACCAAGTGTAAAGTTACAAGAATGTAAAATCATAGAGGAGGACGAGGATAAGGAAGTcaaaagcttttgattttctgCCAGGTATTTATGTTAATAAAGTCGAGGACAGCTTTATCTATCTATGGATGGGTCATGAGTCATGACCTTTCTACGTGTGGCCTCTATAAGAGTTGTTAAAGATTAGGTTCCAagattttcttttgcttttgtttttttttccttttcaataatAGCAAGGACATAACTCTTTTTACAATATGTTTCACAAAAATTGTGAATGTGCAAGTGTGCAACATCGGCTACTTCAACAATAATGCATGGTGCATTGAGCTTGAAAGGTACTAGTCTCAATCTATCATGTTCAAGGTTTTTGGACTATTTCATggacaacaacaataattttttatttaaaaaaaattataaaaacaatatggtatcctaaacttttatttttattttatattgttataaTTTAGCACCGAAATATTCCTATCAGAATTCAGAAGTATTACACGAACCTTCTcactcccttttttttatataaacaataatGGTGCATTGATCTTGAGAGATACTAGTCTCAATCTATATCATGTATAAGGTTTTTGGACCGTTTCATGGAcagaaaacttaattttttattaaaaaaatgataccctaaacttatttattttatattgttatacttTAGATTTGAAATATTCCTATTCAGAAGTATTACACGAACCTTCTCACTCTCTTTCTATATACAAACAAAAGATCAATctgcatccaaaaaaaaaaaagatcaatcaAAGGGACAAGGCAGCATTAGGCTgatctctctgttttttttctcGATAATAATGGCAGAAACTATTATGCCCTTTCAGTCGTGTCAGGTGGGGAAAACGCGTTTTCCCCACAACCACTCAACACTGTGTGCTAATGATGGATAGTGATAGTGATAAGCAATTCTCCTATTAAAAGTGATTTATAATACACATTTTCACATAACCTgtaaatttgttaataaaaaagtgatttaATCAATCGTGTCTAAGTTTTGTCAAAGTGTCCGAACGTATTAGACTTTTTGTAGCGAGTAGCCTGGACCGATGAAATTGATTGatgtgggaaaaaaatattatagttatTTGAGAAAATACTGGTCTTAAACGTCCGGCGGTAGGAGAGACCTTTTCAACAATAAAGCCAAGAGTGGGTTGCTAGGCCTCCGGGCTAGTGCTTAGGGGCATATAGTGGGTATAGTACTGGTGGGTGTCCCCTGGTCTAATCCAAGTGGGCTCAATTGCCAATTCTGAAAACTGGAATGTTCTTTACAGCCACTACTAGGAATATTGAGATCAAGggatattatattatattgggtgtaattataattattattaattttatcagTCGTtatattaaaaagttttaaataaataaaatagttaaaaCTTTTTGTATCTATCCAATGGCTAATGTGAAAATGTCAAAATAAGAGggtaattaaataataaacctTTTGTATCATCCATTAGATATAACTAGTATGTAACTCGTGTTTATGCACACAAACGATGAATTGTAATGATATTATTGATATTAGTTTGGGTTATCAAATATATAGGAAATTAGATAGACCAGGACATTTAGAGGTActaatatgatttttctttacaattttattgatattgatTATATCAAGTTTCTTATTACACTgctattatgtatataattttaaaaatcactaTTGAAaactacatatacaatatcaattcactaTCACTATCCGTGAAATTTCTACTAAATAtaacccaaaataaaagaataaattggttCAATAATATTCCTTAAATTGAATGAGGATAGGTACATGGGATTATTTAACACAATTATAGTTTATTATGTTCAAAATCTTCACATGCATAATATCtaaataggaaaaaatatactcattaatttagaaaaaacaaaataacagcaaaaatataaataattaaatttgtatgaaaagctaacaaaggaaaaatctaattttgattctaaaaaaaaaattagatgggacacgtggcacaaaattaaactttaattaaaatccaataaaGCATGTGATATGTATCCAAACACCTTCTCCCCTCTCCCTGTgcgtgtgtgttaaaaatacttagtattctaaaaaagaaaattaaaatccaatttttacattaaattaactcacttggtacaaaaatttaaaaccttaTATTAGATGAGATACATTgtacaaaattagactctaattgaattttggattttctctcagctttggctatatatatatatatatatatattgcactCGGTGGTTGGTGCAGTACACCGGATctcgattaaaaaaaaaaaaatcaatgcaccctctaaaaaaaaaaattcaatgggAAGAAAAGAATAGAAACTTCAATAAGGTGAAGTGTCAATGCACatgttgtttgtttaatttgcattaaaaaaaaaaaaaaaaattaagacaagataaaatttaaacCTACGATTTAGTTAAGTACGTAGAAGTTAGAACCCATAAATCtatttaagttgttggttttttaGTTGAATGGGATTAGTGCATTATTAGTCTgaagaatatttttattttttatcaactttttcaacATTTCTTGTGCATTCCGCAAGTGTATTGACCTTTTTTCATATGAATTCTCAATATCAATAAATAAGAACAGGTTATTTAAATCCAAAATTCGTATCTTTGTTGATTGTAACACTATAACTAATATTAATATGGAATGTTGAAAGAAACAACCTAAGAAAGAGTATTAAGCACTTAACAACTTTTCCACATAACTTAAAGAGAAGTTATTGAAGAATGGAAGAGGAATGTTCAAATCTGTTTTCTAAGGattctcctcctcctcttaTTGGCTTTCAAAGTTGATATTCTGCTTTGGGTTAAGTGTAActacccacacacatcacacaatcattTAAATTGGGGCATCATAATCTCCCTCACTTAAATTACTAATGTCCTCGTTAGGGCTCCACACAGAGTTACTAGGCCGgttctgataccatatgtaacgatctaaaaaaaaagttagtcacTTTTGCGTTATACCTCAAGAGGACTAATTACAATTGAGGTTtcttgtaattgttaataaaactcaatttaacccaatatgTGCTCGATATGAGACTTATCACATACTTACACAAATCACACAATTAATCAAAATGAAGCATCACATTAAGTCCAATTCAAggccaccccccccccccccccccccccaaaaaaaaaaagcgataAATGAGAGGAAGAATCAAAGTCTGACCTTGTGGAAAATTCTATCACGGTTACAGTACAGGTGGGAAAGTTTGCGGTTTTATGGATAGACATAAAATATTAGAATGTCACCTAAACCTTActctttttgaatttcaaagACTTTGGTGCCGCCCACCTTTGTTGACCtttgtgtgaattgtgatgGCCCTCGTGTTGTTGAACTTGAATATGGTGAAAATCTTGTCACTAGAAATAGAATAGATCATCATCGCTGAATGTGAAGgctcttttttgtttattttgttttttgataggATATGGAGGCTCTTTAGACTATAACATACAGGCAACATCACGTGAACTATAGCTTGGAGGAATTAATGGAGATAAAAAGGCAACATTATGGGCATGTGTCGTGTGACTCAACGTTCAATATATGGCTTAAGATTTgtgcaccatttttttttttaagatttgtgCACAAtaggtgtgtgtatatatatatttcataatataaactttatttttaaaatagaaagaaaattttttatctttaacggaaaaaaattcctatttttatcaaaattaaagaagTAAAAGTTTCAATTGATAACATTAAAgaagtatcaatttttttttttaaaaaaaaaaacaaacacacacaagggagtGAGAAATCAAATACTATTACATTTCAAAAGCGTTAACAACTTTTTATATCCATTAACTTATTAACAATACtacaacacaataaatttcataattgttgaAGTGATAGATTATGATTAGTGTAACATTATTTCCAAATAGGAGTAATATTGACATCATTATTGTTGTATACCAATCACAACATGTCatatttgtgaaatttgttgcaACTTTAGACATTACCTAGTAACTTATTGTACTtcataaaaattagtttataaattataagtgataaaatttgttaataattatatatatatatataaaataagttttgcaattcaatattgttttttagttaaattCTACAACTTTAGATGCACAATTTGTTACCATATGATGATTTGATCTAGTTACTAAAAACCACTCCATGATAATGATAAGTGAAATTAACACAGTACAAAAGACTTATACAGATATAGGgtgaaaaaaaatcctaaataataaccataatataaaatagggatggcaatggggcggggctgaaggatggggtcttcgttCCCGCCtcgcatggttttgtcttgccccatccccgccccaccccgcATGACAAGAAAAACTTTCTCACCCTATCCCCACCCCTTTGGGCCCTGTGAAACTCCACCTCACCCCGTAGAACTctactttttattaatttgccctacaactagtataatttttttaatgaaacctatttcattaataaaaa of Quercus lobata isolate SW786 chromosome 8, ValleyOak3.0 Primary Assembly, whole genome shotgun sequence contains these proteins:
- the LOC115957501 gene encoding receptor-like protein kinase HERK 1 encodes the protein MSTKNFDLLMWVSSILCLICVSYGFDPIDNYLIDCGSRTNEPVGDRIFVGDNSDSSILSTPQKILANTTLEITSSPYNSTLFQTARILDGPSSYKFPIKKHGRHWIRLYFFPFIYQNYNLSTAKFSVSAQNITLLKEFQIESGPQVKEYSLNITQSNLTLTFTPSSNSFAFINALEVFSLPDELIPKSAQAIVTDNNYSLSNKALETVERVDMGNKSVYPQDDTLWRLWVSDDTYLIHNNLAKFVSNTTAVNFTTDWVTDIIAPSSVYGTATQLDSESDPNTKANVTWRFDVDPGFEYLVRFHFCDIGSMSSSSISFNVYINSMLVVRNFDLSSQSGLGVPYYRDVITRSSDSLKLNVSVGPSDIGNSYPNAILNGLEIMKISNSKGSLVLESDLKKSSKMKVGLIVGLASGMFIAVIFAIILFVLCRRRRRRYAHVSHSKAVENFAPNEMENNSPNRAAIFSSSKFGYRFPFLAIQEATDNFSESLVIGVGGFGKVYKGMLRDETKVAVKRGFSHSQQGFAEFQTEIEMLSQFRHRHLVSLIGYCDEQNEMIIVYEYMENGTLKNHLYGSDLPGLSWQQRLEICIGSARGLHYLHTGSAKAIIHRDVKSANILLDENFMAKVADFGLSKTGPEIDKTHVTTAVKGSFGYLDPEYLTRQQLTEKSDVYSFGVVMLEVLCGRPVIDPSLPREKVNLVEWASKSLKREQLEEVVDPHLAGQIKPDSLMKFGEIAEKCLAECGVDRPSMGDVFWNLECALQLQGNERRSSCAGDLSSQVSHVNHLEISVSTAQFSVGDIAGISMSKVFAQMVKEDTR